ATCAGTCAATAAATCGGCTATTTCCACTGATCTCTGTTTATACCTGAAAAAAAACAAGCGTTTCTGAGCAAAAATCGATTATACAAAAATGGATACCACATATAAAATTTTCTCAttccaaataaatatatttctagaTCCGCTTCTGCATTATGTTATTGGCGAAAAGCCGGATGTTGAACCGCTGTAGCAGAGATTCTGGCTGATGGATCAACTCTTAATTCAGGTAACAAattaatattcattcatttaatttataAGTATTTGAATTATGAAACCTGAGTGTAGATATACATGGTGATTCATCAAGGCCCAAGGGTAGCTACAGAATGCCAAATAGCATTATCAATCAATTTTATTCAGCATCcttaatgaatcaccctgtatagtgtataTCCTTATTGATATCTGAAATCAATGACACGATTATTGAGCGAAAActcaaatttatttcgatagtGTATCTGTTTTTGCTATGGATGAATCAATAAGCCAGAAATTCCGGTCTTGCAACAGCCTGTGTATTGCATTATCTTGATGCATGAACAAGTATCCGCATGTTTCATCAGGTTTTCTTAGCATCAGGTCTCGAACTCTTCGAAATTAATATATAAATGTACTCACTTAGGGTTATTAATCACTTCCATAATAGTCTCTTTAAATTTTTCCTTAGTGAGCTTAGTATGATCTAAATGCACCCCGAAACCTTTGTTGTGCATCATGATGGCATTCGCTGGCTGATCAGCGAAAAATGGTAATCCTATCAGAGGTATATGATTCATTATTGCCTCTTCCATCGATTGTAGTCCACATTGGGTTATGAACACTTTTATATTGGGATGCCCTTCaagaaacaagaaaaaattgaataaaaattatttaggGGAAATGTAGGCTTTCAATAAACCATGCTTTTTAGATTATACTTATGGAAAAGTAGGCACTTTTTGCCACAATTTCGGTGCTTGAGAATTTTCTGTTTGACTTACGAAGGACGTCCGCCTGAGGTACCCATTTCTGAATCATAACGTTGTCAGGTTTGTTCGGCAATTCTTCGTTTTCGAATTTCCACAATATCTTAAACGGCAATTCCTTGAATGTTTCTATGAACACTTGACGAAGTTCATCCCTTATTAGGTTGCTCTTCACGTTGGAACCCAAACTGAAATAAATCGCTCCTTGGGTTGCATCGTCTAAGAATTTTCGTATACCCTTCAAAGAAAAGAATATTTCATTGAGAATACGTCATTTCATTGAAATGGGTCGGTTTCAAAAGTTATATGGCTAAGTTTTGCAAGTGAAAACAAATTGTAAAAATTCGTATAAGACACTCGCGCGTTTGTCATGCACAATCATTGTAATTTTGAGAGTATGATTTCGAACGAAGAATTTTGAAGAAAAGGCTCAATACACAATGGCAAATTTAATTCAAATACTTTCACTAGTTACTCTCCTTCAACTATTGAAcgagagtcaataaaatgtacCTCGGGTAAAGGCTTAGGAACTGTATCTACATGAGTGCCACCACCAAACATGATGGTATTCGGTGTAACAGCCCTAATGGGGTGTAGAACAGGATTCACATTTATGAATAACATGTCCACCTCTTTCATCAGCTCCGTTATTGGTTTACTGTCTTTCCCGAATACCTGCTGTATTATTTCGTCCATCATTGGGTTGACGACGAAGAGACCATAGATATTTATCAATCCATTGAATAATACACTGACCTGCAAAAGTCTTATGTAAGAAAATGTGAAATTGGTTCTGCAGTTttataaattaattttcttccaatacaaaaaaatcagcaatagTATAATAATTCATTACATGTACCTAATATTGTGTTATTATCGAATATCTCTTgtagaaagaaaaatttttagtGCGAATAATAAATGGCGCCTTTAAGGAGTATAAGACTGatgaataataaacgaaattaattcagatgcacccACCGATATTAAATCAAGAAATGTTTGGACCATACGATCTAAATCACACTAAAACAAACTATCGTCACTTGAAGTATCAACAGAAATACCACTTCGTCGATAGAGTACAtgttgaccatggtttcggtcccattcgacctcgtcagagcaacacaactcatatTACTGTTATCTTCTCTCTGATCCAGCACAAAGAAAGAGGCCTTcatactctgtactctgtaatATGTGCCgtcatttattcattttcgtCGAGGTATGAAATGTGCTGCTCTGAAGGGGTAGAATGAGACCGAAACTATGGCcacagcatctactcttctgtatcagaaatttttttccacTTATCGAATGTCGTAGAGTACTTACAACTCTCTGAGTGATAGAAAGCGGATGTTGGTATCCCAAAACATTCCCTAGATCTTGATGCACTACTGGATGTACATCGTTTCCCATAATGCTGTGGATATAAAGAGGTACATCCATCGAAGACACAGCGATTACCGGAATATTGAACCTTTCCGCGAATGCTATATGAACGCTATATGCAGACTCGTATATCAAAAGATCGAATTTTTCACTTTTGTTGTGGATCAACTGTTGCACTTCGGGTAGCAGCAATTCTTCCAGTTGAATTGCGCGCACGATCTCCATCATtttgttgaaaatggaaaaattcaccTCTTCGGTCGATATGAGCTTGTTATACTCGTATTTTTCCATCATTTGATAACCGATGCTCATGTCGATTTGTCTTATATTATCGATATTTTCTTTCATGGGATCGCAGGTTAGTAGGACTATTTCATGTCCTTTTTTCGCCAGTTCCTTCCATAAAGGCCTGAAGACTATTTGGTGGCTGTAAGACGGGGTTGGTACGGACGCTAGAATTCTAGCTTGCTCGCTGTGGGTGACTGCTGTCCACAGGACGATCAAAATCGTTGGAATCACGAACATTTTCAGTTATATCGCACAAGAAAAACTTGTAGTCACTTACAATAATCGATAGATATACTCGAAAAACTCTTCGATCTGATGGATGGGAATAGAGAGGACGGGTTATCTTATCAGATAGTCAAATATCATCACAATCCGAGACTGCATTACTGGAAAAGGTGAAGGTATagtaaatatttgaaaaattctctatattgaagatttttttccgAAATCATCCTCTCTCTGAAGCCAATCAATACTTTCGGTTGATTATTTTCCAtaaaaaccataagagaattttataaagtattaaaaaaaaaggccTTACTGTATTCCTTTTCCTACATACAGGCTGTGAGTATCTCACTACAGAAATTACTGCTGGAGAAAGCTCAGTTTTTGGTTTCAGTTGAGGGatctgattgtgaaaatattgtGGAATATGAACTCAAAGTTGGCGGAATATTGATTAAGTCTATTGCTTGGACCTATATTTCCTTCGATTTCGATTCACTAATTCTTATAGTGGAAGTCTAAAATCGAAAGCGATTGGGGAAGAATTGTTCTAAACGCAGTCCAGGCTTTTTCTTGGAAATTCTTTGAGGTCATGCGATAAAATTCGGTACAAAACTGACAGTAACGTTTCCAATTGATCGGTTCAATTCGAGGATTGACAATATTGACGAAATGGAAGATGCAGGGATCAGATAAATGGAAGTATTCACTATTATTATGATCAAGTCGACCTTCACACACTTGTATGCTTTACATGCTCGATTCAAACGAACGAAAAAACGCACTTATAAGTTTGTCGGACGTGAACACATCGAGCTTCGGATATTAACTGGCAATGAGCTAAATTTGTCACGATGATAAACAGATTTTTAGAACGCTTCTCTGTTCTTCTGTATATACGGAgaatatgatatgatatgataaaGATTGGAGATTTTAAAAATTCTGTCGTACGTTTGAAACATCCATGACAATAGGGGTATTGCAATGTTCACTGGATTttgttttttgaagaaaaacgtGCCCGTTGAATTTAACACGAAGGGCATTTTCAATCCattccatacttttttttttggaattcatCTATTTCGATAGATTTTCTTCACGTATAGGTAGGTAgaggattttgagatttttttcgCTACCTGGAGAAACATCTCTTTATTCACAATTCAGTTGAGACTGTTTTTCCCAAAAACTTCGGCCttattaaaaatgaataataataaattttacTCGAACAAGTCTTCGTCTGCACTCACCAAGTGGTCTCAGTTATTGATTGAGTATTCAAAAATGTGCCTTTATTGATGGAATTTGTACTGAGCTCCATCGAACAAGTATTTCACAGCCCAACGTTGCTCTGGACATGTAACGGATGATCGTCTCAATACTTACAGTTCTCTCTAGAATTGTAGGCGAGGTAGGAACATCGAAACCTAGTTGAGGGTGACTAATCGGATTGTCTTCATTCCCCATCAGACCATGCACAGCACTCGCCGCATCCATAGACGAAAGAGCAATGACTGGCACCTTGAATCTCTCGACGAAACCTATATGCAGGGGAAACACCACTTCGACCATGAGCAAATCGAAGTGTTCGCTCGAATTATGAATCAACGCCTGCACCTCTGGATGTAGAAGCTGATGTCTATGGGCCTCGCTCATTGAAAGAACCCCCAGTTGCATTAACTTCCAGATGTTCTTGCTCTTGGATATCACCGTGCTCACCTTGAAGCTCTCTACTATTTCGTACGAGGAACTCAGATTGATCTGTCTTATTTTGTCGAAGTGGCCCTCCATGGGATCTGTGGTCAGTAATACTATGTCGTGTCCCCTTTTCGCCAGCTCCTTCCATATGGTTCTGTAGGCTACCTGATGGCTGTAGGATGGTATGGAGATCGATGCCAGAATCCTAGCCCCATCGCCGAGCCCGGTGAGGCACCAGAGGCAAATCAGGGAAGGAAAGACCAGACCTCGGAATATGTACATTTTTGAATGATCTAGATCGCTTACTGACGGctctaatatttttttttgaatgcttGCTTACTCGTCTATTTTGCTTTTATCTTATCTCAACGCCGCAAATTAGATTTATCGTTAGAGAATTCAATTATGGTGCTTCCAGATTTTGAAGTGAGGAAAAAACAGAAGTAATGGTGAGAAGCTGAATTTTTATCGGAATTCCTGCTCTGGTTCATGATTAGCTTGCTGGCGGAGTTCTGTGTGCTCCAGTTCACTTGTTTCCTGGCTGAATGCGGCCTTGCGAACGAACCCTTTAACTCTCCTGTAGTCTCCTGACGAATTGTTGTTACTTTCGTTGACTGCAGGCAGTGTTATGTTTGGGAGTCACGGATGGGTGTAGAATTCTACAGAGTAAGCGAGGCTTGGTTCAGTCTTGGtgggacaggtggcgtatcgttgATGAGTATCGAAAATATTCCTCATAGCGACGCTCTGGTTTCGCTTAAAGACCCGATCCTCCGATTTAAATGTCACTGCACTGTAGTAATGAGGGACAATAATACCGAAGCCGGTCTACAGTTTGCGATTAAATGGTTCAGCCTCTCTGGAGTTACTCCTTACTTCGTTGGTTCATGACTAGACTAGCTCGCATTAATGGGGCGACAATTCTTTGAGGACAAATAGCCTTCGAGAAGAAAATTTTGTCATTATCTAGGCATCGTCACAAAATTTCGCACAATTCTTCTTACTCCATATGACTACCTTTGGAGTTTGCATTGAAGTGGatcaaaattgaggaaaaaaagAAAGGAAGTAAAGTAACTATCTCATTGACATGTGGCCTGTTCACCTGATCCTCATTTGCCCATTAGATTGGTCTCCAAGAAGAACAGAGTAGTAGTAGTAAACCGactcattttcagaaatttttttcactatACTAATACTACTACTAATAGTACTAATAATATGAAAACTGTCAAAACAGAACAACCAGTATTAATGATTTCATTACAAAGTTTTTGATATATTTGCCTAAGAGTGTGAGAATTTGGGAAAAGCTCAGTTTTTGGCCCATCATTTTGAGGGTTGAAACTTGCAAATGGcagatttttctttatttcgatTGGTGAAGGGATAATtcgaaatatttgaatataatgCATGTGAAGCTCTTAGTTTTTTTCGCGTTTATCTATGATAACAAACGTCCAAAAAAAGTTCCTGCACTTCactgaaatgaattaaatcataTGCATGATAAGTCTGAGAGCGGATCTCATCTTATCTAACAATAAAATTGTGAACTTCTAATGTTGAGGGATTTGATTGTGCAAATATTTTGGAATATGAACTCAAAGTTGGCGGAATTTTCATTAAGTTATGATTATCTGTGTCTTGGACCTATATTTCTTTTGCTTTCGTTTCACTAATTCAGTGAAACTCAAAAATCGAAATCGACTGAGGAAGAATTGTTCTAAACGCAGTCCAGGCATTTTCTTGGAAATTCTTTGAGGTCATTCGATAAAATTCTGTACAAAACTGACAGCAATCTTTCCAGTTGATCGGTTCATTTCGAGGATGCACTCACCAAGTGATCTTAGTTATTGATGTTCAAGTGTCAAAAATGTGCCCTTATTGATGAAATTTGTACTGAGCTCCATCGGACAAGTGTTTCCCAGCCCAGCATTGCTCTGGACATGTAACGGATGGTCGTCTAAATACTTACAGTTCTATCTAGAATTGTAGGCGAGGGAGGAAGATCGAAACCTAGTTGAGGGTGAATAATCGGATTGTCTTCATTCCCCATCAGACCATGCACAGCACTCGCAGCATCCAAGGACGAAAGACCAATGACTGGCACCTTGAATCTCTCGATGAAACCCATATGCAGGGGAAACACCACTTCGACCATGAGCAAATCGAAGTGTTCGCTCGAATTATGAATCAACGCCTGCACCTCTGGATGTAGAAGCTGATGTCTATGGGCCTCGCTCATCGAAAGAACCCCCAGTTGCATGAACTTCCAGATGTTCCTGCTCGCATCGCTGGATATCAACGTGCTCAGCTTGAAGCTTTCTACTATTTCGTACGAGGAACTCAGATTGATCTGCCTTATGTTGTCGAAGTGGCCCTCCATGGGATCTGTGGTCAGTAATACTATATCGTGTCCCCTTTTCGCCAGCTCCTTCCATATCGTCCTGTAGGCTACCTGATGGCTGTAGGATGGTATGGAGATCGATGCCAGAATCCTAGCCCCATCGCCGAGCCCGGTGAGGCACCAGAGGCAAATCAGGGAAGGAAAGATCAGGCCTCGGAATATGTACATTTTTGAACGATTTAGATCGCTTACTGTTGGCTCTAATAAGTTTTTGAGTGCTCTAGTACTCGTCTATTCTGTTTTTATCTTATCTCAACGTCGCAAATTGGATTTATCGTTGGAGGATCTAATTGGTGCTTCCAGATTTTGAAGTGAAAAAAACGGAAACAATGGTGAGATGCTGAAATGAAGTCGGAATTCCTGCGACAATTCTTTGAATTGTCGTCTCCATTATTGATATGACTGTGTGCTCtagacattgaactctaaaagaacaggaagggcctcttaggtaccgaaatacgacgaaaagtgtgtccaactgagacggaagatgtagagcaacccatctctttctaatagttaggcaaccaatcgaataaccgcatcagacgtcggacgcagcatagacgcagcagtcgtctcgcTTTAACGCCCCGGGTTGTTTTTatttacatcgttataaaccaattgacagagcgcagagagagatagattgctctacatcttccctttcagtcttcctcagtttgcctgcatcgaaatgccattccagttcttttagagttcaatggctcCAGATTTCACTTATTTCCTGACTCAATGCAGTCTTGCCAGCGAACTCTCACTCTCCTGCAGACTCTGGATGAGTGGTTGTACCTACTTTCGTTGACTGCAGGTAGGTATGTCTGGGAGTCATGGATGGGTGTAGGATTCTACAGAGTAAGCGAGGCTTGGTTCGGTCTTGATaggacaggtggcgtatcgttgATGAGAAGTGAAAATATTCCTCACAGCGACGTCCCTGTTTTGCTTAAAGACCCCATCCTCCGAATGAAATGTCACTCCACTGCAGTAATGAGGGACAATAATACCGATGCCGGTCTACAGTTTGTGATTAGATGGTTCAGCCTCTCTAAAATTTCCACGCTGCATTTCTAGCTCGCATTAATGGAACatggaacgacaattcttcgAGACAAATAGCCTTCGAGAAGAAAATTTTGTCATTATCTAGGCATCGTCAGGAAGTTTCGCTCAATTCTTCGTACTTCATATGACTCTCTTTGGAATTTGCATTGAAGTGTatcaaaattgaggaaaaagagAAAGAAGGTAAAGAATCTATCTCATTGAGAGATGGCCTGTTCACGTCATCCTCATTTGCCCATCAGATTGGTCTCCAAAAAGAACAGTACACCGACTCATTTTCCGACATTTTTTTTACTATACTAAATAATATAAAAAGTCAAAACAGACCACCCAGTATTAATGATTTAATATTTAATTACAAGaaattttgatatattttcCTTAGAGTGTGAGAATTTGAGAAAAGTCCCACTGTACGAAAAGAGGAAATAATGTAGTTGGACGTCTACGATGTCTTCTTAATAAGATAAGGGTCCATTACCTCTTGAGGTACCTCGACCAGACAACTTGTGTCTTGTCGAAGTGGCGTTAGGGTCTGTGGAGTTAATTTATTCAACATAAGGTCTTACTCACTATCTTGTCCATGAACGTTAGAGGGTACGAAAGGCTAAGTCCCAGTTGCGGATGTAAAATTGGATGATCGTGGTTCCCCATGAACATGTGCCAATTTCCGTGGGCATCTAAAGATGTCAGACCTATAACCGGCACCTTGAATCTCTCGACGAAACCCAGGTGTATCGGAAACACCACCTCCAACATGATCAGGTCGAAGTGCTCGCTAGAGTTGCGGATCAACGCTTGTACTTCTGGGAGCAGCAGCTGATGCCTCTGAGCCTCCCCGATCGTGACGACGCTCTTCTTGACGAAACTCCAAAAGTCGTTGGTGGCGTTGTTCGATACCGTCGTGCTGAAATTGTATTCGTTCATCACGTCGTACGAGGAACCCAGGTCGATCTGTCGCAAGTTCTGGATGTCTTCCTCCATAGGATCGGTTGTGAGGAGGACAACTTCGTGTCCCCTTTTCGCCAGTTCCTTCCAGATGGTCCTAAAGGCCACTTGATGGCTGTAAGAGGGTGTCGCCACTGAGGCCAAGATTCTCGCTGCATCTCCGAACCCAACAGCCAGACCAAGAAGGCAAATCGAGACGGAGAAGAGAGAACGCACAAGTGTACACATTTCGATGTTGTCACTCACACTTTGTACCGATATTTTTCGGTGCACCAGTTCATTCTCACCAATTTCCTTGTATATCTTATCTCATTGCGTTAATTCGAAAAAATCGCTTATCTACGAAATCGTCCGATAAAGTTTGATTTTAGCTGCAACGTTTTTCGaagtgaattgaaaatttcctaAAAAACTGCTATGCATCTAGCATCCATCTAAACGTCAAGACATTTATCTTTTAACAAACACATCGCGAGCGCGTCATGTTTTTCTATTCACTAGCAAGAATGCACAAGGTTATTTGAGCATTTAGATAGTAGACTGAATGGAATGTAATTATGTAACGTAAGTACTATCAAGACAATAAATCCACGTGTTTGGATCACAATTTAGGGATCTGCTTGGTCGAAGATTCCTTTGATGGATTAAAGTTATTTCTTCGAATTGAGGGTATCTCAGAAGTTTATATCTGTTCAaacgtttaaaaaaaatatactctCCATTCCACTAATAATAAAATCGTTATCACCTTTCAATGTTGATTTGGATCTATCCAAATCAGATGCCTAACGGGTCATTGTACTTGGTTATCGCTAGGCACATAAACTTTAGAACGTAGTAATATTCTAAGAAATTGACCGCCTTTACTTTTCATCGAATATTAGAATTTTTTGACTATCTACACTGACAATCTTACGATGTATCGAATAGTCCAAgaggcagagccaaaaaaagtctctgaatttattaagccaggttttttctcaggtgattacaatcataatatacaacaaaatgctgcggtcagtcaagtggatgttagaacatatGCCTCAGGTGCGACATAAtataatcaatttcttaaggctggaactttataaacttttgtgttttagtatataaatcaaaattatgatagtcagtcaacgtccaatcgggacacagctggtcagtcagctttaatgtgcGTAGATAGAAGTGGGACTGGAAATcatcaaaggatgattaatgtcagAAGAACGCATCAAAGATTGGGAGATTCTctttgcaatgctcttcctggactgcatgcttTGACTGGATGTTATTTCAACCCAGTTGGAATTTGAGGGTGAGCATTCCGCCAAATATTTGTAATGAAGCTCTTAaagaactgctgcatcaattATGATTGGCATGGTAGCATACTCGATCCATCTACATTCCTTATATTAATTTTAAAAGGATCGTTTGTGGTGCTAAGACATTTATACGTCTTCGAAAATGAAACGAATCTTGCCTcgtcaattgattttatttttttcaagccgTATGAATGTCAAACAAATTCTTGAACCTTATTAAGCatattattctggttgctttcatctgcaagtccaaggtcagcgaatgttattttgaaaatcttcgctttgcttcattatctgcagaggcttttttcctttttttgtgGAAAGCTGGGTTGAAATCACATCCAATCAaagcatgcagtccaggaagagcatttCAAAGAGAATTTCCCAATCTTTGATGCATTCTactgacattaatcatcctttgatgATTTCCAGTCCCACTTCTATCTACGCACATTAAAGCTGACTTACCAGCTAtgtcccgattggacgttgactgactatcataattttgatttatataCTAAAACACAagagtttataaagtttcagccttaagaaattgattttattatgtttgaccgcgcacctgaggcacatgttctaacatccagtTGACTGACCACAGCATTttgttgtatattatgattgtaatcacctgagaaaaaaccaggcttaataaaGTCAGaaactttttttggctctgcctcTCCGTCTAGAAGCTGGGCGATGGAAGCAGTTGTATTTGTCAGACCTACGTAGGTAGTCTTCTCAGGTAAGACCTGAGTACGGGACTACCGTGAATCGATGGAGTTTAGAGAGCCTTTTAACGAGGCACTTGAAGGTCTACAGGTCGAAATTCTCTGGGTACTTAGGAAGGATAGAAGGAGGTGGACCGGTGAAGGGTTCAttgagaaatagaaaaaaatggcaACCATTGTGCTGTTTACATTCAAATACTTTACATTAAATACACTAATCTAGATAGATTCAGTACATTAATTTATCGATAAAATTACATTTTCCTTTAGTATAGTTCCTTTGACAAAATAGTTAATATATATTGGAAACATCTGTAATTATACCTCTTCTTCTCTTaaatccataaatatattcatatttccatATATATGTAGGATCAGATGTGGACTGCCGCAGAAAGCACGCGTCGGAATTGAGAAGGACGCCGGTGCTTAATCGGGGCCAAACACCAATAAATTAATCGATCGACTCTCGCACGAAGAGAAAATTTTCAGTCTGAAATTTACGGTTTCGAAGTCTCCCGGTAGACCCTCAACTTAGAACAAGAATCGATCGCTGGTCGATTGCTCCAAATTGAGATCCTACCGTGACCAGTTCGACGACGCCGAATTTCCATCTTTCTGGGAGGCTGGATACCAGAGAAATGGCGATCTGCCCGCGTCCGGGCTAAACTCCCGTCTTTCTGGGAGGCTGGAAACCAGAGAGATGGGAGTTTAGACGAAACTTAAACGAGTTAAGGTGAACGTTGAAATGGAATGTTTGCATTTGAATCGCGGCGAGCCTAAGACCGACGGATTTTGTCTTGAAATTCTCGCCTGTTCATTATCTTCCCTCATTGTGTCGTTAATCCGGAAGTTTTTGATTAATACCCACTTATTATACAAGCCCTCGTGATTCGAGGGGAAAAACAACGAATACAGTGAAAGGAGAGGGGGATTAGTCGATGAAGAAATGTGATGATTTGAAGATCTTGCATCCAAGACAAGTTGCCAGAGCCTGAACTGTTCCAACGTGTCTTCAGCAAGTTCGAGACAGTGTCATGATTCGATGTGTCTTGAAAATCGGGTTTCAAAGGTCCCTAATCCAGAACTTCAATTGAACCAAGTCTTATATCCTAATTAAGGAAGGGGGTATTGGAAAACCTATCAACCAAACGACAGGAAAGTACCTCAGAATTCTCTCACAAAATGGCAGGAGAAGGTCGCGCAAGCTGTTATCGAACCTTCGGAATGTTCAAGACCCCCAATTGAAGAAAACCACTCGCGTACAATGTaaaatatgaaaacttaaacaCAACAATAATATACGATAATTCTATATATGTTCCAATAACACTTTGCATAAAATTTTGTTCAGGTATCTGAGTTCTCCTGAAACATTTACAATGATAAGATTCTGGGAAATCTGCGGGGAAAATTCTATGTAAATACACTTAGTCGATGAGTACAGTACAGCAAAGAAAATACGAAAAATCGCAAGAAACAACTTCAAGCCTTATAGGTGTTTAATATAAAGCGCGTATTCTCATCTGGCCGAGCCGTTCTCAGCTCGGGACATCTAAAACCATGTTTCCCTTTTTATCGCATTGACTTTGTTGTATTTATTGATCGCGGTGATTATTTCTCTTTGTCCGGTTGCGGTGCAGTTGGCTGCGGCGGTAGCACCTGGAAAAGAAAACAGAACATGTATTAAGAAAATAATACTCTGAGGATTTGATGTACTGTCCCTATGTTCAATACATAGAGTattttcgtagagtggttttcaacggttgtgaactgtacagagcaagcgcaattccattttagggtagcgaaaatccatttgcgcttgctctgtacagttctaAACCGTTGTGAatcactctacgaacaagcctattgtAAATATCAAGAAGAATTGCAATGCTATGTGACCTTAAGACCTTATGTGCCCCCAACAGAGATCTTCTTCA
Above is a window of Coccinella septempunctata chromosome 5, icCocSept1.1, whole genome shotgun sequence DNA encoding:
- the LOC123314240 gene encoding UDP-glycosyltransferase UGT5-like isoform X2, with the translated sequence MYIFRGLIFPSLICLWCLTGLGDGARILASISIPSYSHQVAYRTIWKELAKRGHDIVLLTTDPMEGHFDNIRQINLSSSYEIVESFKLSTLISSDASRNIWKFMQLGVLSMSEAHRHQLLHPEVQALIHNSSEHFDLLMVEVVFPLHMGFIERFKVPVIGLSSLDAASAVHGLMGNEDNPIIHPQLGFDLPPSPTILDRTVSVLFNGLINIYGLFVVNPMMDEIIQQVFGKDSKPITELMKEVDMLFINVNPVLHPIRAVTPNTIMFGGGTHVDTVPKPLPEGIRKFLDDATQGAIYFSLGSNVKSNLIRDELRQVFIETFKELPFKILWKFENEELPNKPDNVMIQKWVPQADVLRHPNIKVFITQCGLQSMEEAIMNHIPLIGLPFFADQPANAIMMHNKGFGVHLDHTKLTKEKFKETIMEVINNPKYKQRSVEIADLLTDVEMTGLEKVVWWTEYVIRNKGAKLLRNPIRDLPFYQYYLLDVIGFVGVLSFIVIFGTVKISLLIYRLVRQMIVKKPKKN
- the LOC123314240 gene encoding UDP-glycosyltransferase UGT5-like isoform X3 is translated as MYIFRGLVFPSLICLWCLTGLGDGARILASISIPSYSHQVAYRTIWKELAKRGHDIVLLTTDPMEGHFDKIRQINLSSSYEIVESFKVSTVISKSKNIWKLMQLGVLSMSEAHRHQLLHPEVQALIHNSSEHFDLLMVEVVFPLHIGFVERFKVPVIALSSMDAASAVHGLMGNEDNPISHPQLGFDVPTSPTILERTVSVLFNGLINIYGLFVVNPMMDEIIQQVFGKDSKPITELMKEVDMLFINVNPVLHPIRAVTPNTIMFGGGTHVDTVPKPLPEGIRKFLDDATQGAIYFSLGSNVKSNLIRDELRQVFIETFKELPFKILWKFENEELPNKPDNVMIQKWVPQADVLRHPNIKVFITQCGLQSMEEAIMNHIPLIGLPFFADQPANAIMMHNKGFGVHLDHTKLTKEKFKETIMEVINNPKYKQRSVEIADLLTDVEMTGLEKVVWWTEYVIRNKGAKLLRNPIRDLPFYQYYLLDVIGFVGVLSFIVIFGTVKISLLIYRLVRQMIVKKPKKN
- the LOC123314240 gene encoding UDP-glycosyltransferase UGT5-like isoform X4, which encodes MFVIPTILIVLWTAVTHSEQARILASVPTPSYSHQIVFRPLWKELAKKGHEIVLLTCDPMKENIDNIRQIDMSIGYQMMEKYEYNKLISTEEVNFSIFNKMMEIVRAIQLEELLLPEVQQLIHNKSEKFDLLIYESAYSVHIAFAERFNIPVIAVSSMDVPLYIHSIMGNDVHPVVHQDLGNVLGYQHPLSITQRVVSVLFNGLINIYGLFVVNPMMDEIIQQVFGKDSKPITELMKEVDMLFINVNPVLHPIRAVTPNTIMFGGGTHVDTVPKPLPEGIRKFLDDATQGAIYFSLGSNVKSNLIRDELRQVFIETFKELPFKILWKFENEELPNKPDNVMIQKWVPQADVLRHPNIKVFITQCGLQSMEEAIMNHIPLIGLPFFADQPANAIMMHNKGFGVHLDHTKLTKEKFKETIMEVINNPKYKQRSVEIADLLTDVEMTGLEKVVWWTEYVIRNKGAKLLRNPIRDLPFYQYYLLDVIGFVGVLSFIVIFGTVKISLLIYRLVRQMIVKKPKKN
- the LOC123314240 gene encoding UDP-glycosyltransferase UGT5-like isoform X1; its protein translation is MCTLVRSLFSVSICLLGLAVGFGDAARILASVATPSYSHQVAFRTIWKELAKRGHEVVLLTTDPMEEDIQNLRQIDLGSSYDVMNEYNFSTTVSNNATNDFWSFVKKSVVTIGEAQRHQLLLPEVQALIRNSSEHFDLIMLEVVFPIHLGFVERFKVPVIGLTSLDAHGNWHMFMGNHDHPILHPQLGLSLSYPLTFMDKIVSVLFNGLINIYGLFVVNPMMDEIIQQVFGKDSKPITELMKEVDMLFINVNPVLHPIRAVTPNTIMFGGGTHVDTVPKPLPEGIRKFLDDATQGAIYFSLGSNVKSNLIRDELRQVFIETFKELPFKILWKFENEELPNKPDNVMIQKWVPQADVLRHPNIKVFITQCGLQSMEEAIMNHIPLIGLPFFADQPANAIMMHNKGFGVHLDHTKLTKEKFKETIMEVINNPKYKQRSVEIADLLTDVEMTGLEKVVWWTEYVIRNKGAKLLRNPIRDLPFYQYYLLDVIGFVGVLSFIVIFGTVKISLLIYRLVRQMIVKKPKKN